The window GAAGGTGGAGATGTCATCCTCAGAAGAAAAGGACTCCTGGGcctctttccccctttccccttccttcagTAATGTAGTGAGAGTTATTGGACTGCTGACAATTGAAGGAGAGACATGTAGTCTGAAGCACTCGGTCTGGGTGTAGTTATTGGAATCTGAACAGCCAGTGGATACCTAGTAAGGAGGGAACCTCTCTGCTTCAATTTCTAGAGTAAAATCTCTCACTTTCATTACCATGTCCCCTGCTTATGGAAGCGCTTCAGTGCTGGAGACAGCAGAGGGGTCAGGGAGAAGGGGCAGGCGCTATAGGTTCTCTTTAAAAAGATGCTGTGCTGTCTATTTCAGGAGTTACATATGGCCCTTGCCCCACAGGTACTCTTGGCAAGCAGATACTGCTTTTGCTTGTTGCTGCTAAGATGTcccttaaaaaataatacagtaaacccttgcctcttctctctctcccctgaatTCCCTGGCCTCATGGCAGCCTGGAAACAGGGCTTCTGGTCAGGCCCTCAGCCAGCCAACCTTCCTTTTGTATCTACGAGCTGGTGTCTTCCCTTTGGCAGCATATTAAAGTCCTAATGTTCACCCTTAGAGTTCGTAGCTTATCTTCCAtccctcctcttttcctccaGCAAGAATGAAGGTTAACTTGAAAATGGACTTCCTCAGCAGCAAGGAAATTTACTTTTGGGAGGGGGAGGTTAAGAGAGGTCAGGTTGGTTTCTTGCCCTGAGTGCATGGTGTGTGCCAGATAACTGGGAGGGCCCagttggatggggtggggaaatggggaggcTTATGTACAGAGTGGGTGGGGAGGTTATGCTACCTCTGTTCCCAGTTGAACCAGGGTGTTAATATTTGTACAACTGAGACTCCAAATTTACCAGGAAGCTTCCATTTCCTAGGTCGAGGCTGGGTCGGCAGCTTGGAATCGAGCTGCCCTTCTTTCCTCTTGGAAAATAGGGCCCAGTCTCCTAATGGTTTGGGGATTTTGTGGGGAAGTTCCAGGGTGTGAGTGAGTCTGCCCCGGGCCTGAACTACCTATTCCTGCAGGAGGAGCTGTCGAGCACAAGTGTGGAGCATATCATTGTCAATCCCAATGCTGCCTATGACAAGTTCAAAGACAAGAGAGTGGGGACAAAGGGACTCGGTGAGACTGGGCTGAAAATTGGGTGGGAGGGAATCCTGTCCTCAGGCCTTAGTGACTTGCTTTGGGAAAGGGTCCCTTCTGGAGATGTCTTGTGGAAGCCCTCATTGTCACCTGAGGCCATGACTGCCCTGGGCCTAGATCAAGCCTTCAAATCCATCTTCTTTTCTTGACAGATTTCTCAGATCGTATTGGAAAAACCAAGAGGACAGGATATGAATCCGGAGAATATGAGAtggtttgttgtgtgtgtgttgatgggAATGGTACAGTGACCCTATGTAGCAGGAGATCAAGGGATACAGTCAGATTCCAAGTTCCTCTCTGGTTGAGGGTCCTGAGGAACCAGCAGGATGCAGTTGAGAATGTTCTGTCCCTCTGCACTGGCTGTGGAGTCTGCAGGCCCCCCGCTGTCTCAGTTCTGCGCTCGTGTCATCCATACCCTATAACTCAGGCCCAGAGTTGGGATTAATTCTTGAGGTTCCCTGTACAGGGAGGTGTAACATCCCCATTTGTGCTTGCTCTCTAGCTTGGAGAGGGTCTGGGAGTGAAGGAGACACCCCAGCAAAAGTATCAGCGACTACTGCATGAAGTCCAAGAGCTGACAACTGAAGTTGAGAAAATCAAGGTAACTATaaacttttcttccctctctgttATGACTTGTATAGCAAAGGAGGATCTCCtagcaggaagagaaagattCCCTAAGCTCCTGGATAAGAGGGCTGAGGTTTCCAAACTTTAGGAATATACACGAATCTACATTCAGTGCTATAGGCGGGTAAGAACCATCGCGGTGACTTCCAGCCACAGCTGgtcttgattcattttttttccccttgattcaCTCTTGCCACCCTTCACTGTCTACTTTTCATACCAGACAACAGTGAAAGAGTCAGCCACAGAGGAGAAGCTGACGCCTGTGGTGCTGGCTAAGCAGCTGGCAGCCCTGAAGCAGCAGCTCGTTTCTTCCCACCTGGAGAAGCTGCTGGGACCAGATGCAGCGATCAACCTCACTGACCCCGATGGAGCTCTGGCTAAGTGGGTGCCCTACGTGGTTGGGAAATCATTGCTGATGGTGGTAGAGGGACTCAGCCAGGTACTGACAGGGCTGTTAAGGGAGGGCTGGCCTAGCTGTTCCTTAATGCTGACTGAGAGGTAGACATGAAAGAGAGTCACTGGGCTGGTCCTCCTGCGAGGCCTGATACTACTTGGTCTCCTGACCCAGGCGCCTGCTGCTGCAACTGGAAGCAACAAAGAACAGCAAAGGGGCTGGTGCAGGGGGAAAGACCACAAGTGGGACCGTCCCAGATAGCAGCCTTGTCACTTACGAACTACATTCTCGGCCTGAGCAGGACAAGTTCTCTCAAGCTGCCAAAGTAAGTATGTCTGTAGTGTTGGTTGAGGAGCCAGGGGAGACGTGGCCCTAGAgactttcctgccttcctccaaGAGATCAGTTCTGGGGAGAGGATGCTGGGAATGCTTCTGATTCCCCTTGATGTCTCATTCTCCATGTTTCCATCACCCATCTACTTACAGTTAGGATTTTTAAGATTGTGACTAGGGATGTGTTCCCGAGAAAGGAGTCCCTTGGCAAAGGGGAGTGGGGAGCGGAGTGGCAAGCAGACAGAGAAGAGCAGGATCTTACCTCCCACTGCAGTAGAGGGAGGTGGCTAGCAAATCTCACCTCCATCCTTCCCCTAGGTTGCAGAACTGGAGAAGCGCCTGACAGAGCTGGAAGCAACTGTACGCTGTGATCAGGATGCTCAGGTCAGGTGCTCTCCTGTACTTAGTCTGACCCTCACATCCTGTACCCTAAGCCTAAGGTCCCCAGCAGGCCACCGAATCCTGGGAGGAGTCAGGAGAGGGCTTCAGTTACAGGATCAACCAGTGGGCTGCCAGCTAAAACAAAGGATGGGAGAAGATAGTAATCACATGGAGGTATCAGAACCActgatttctttcctccttctccccaccaGAATCCCCTTTCTGCAGGTCTACAGGGAGCCTGCCTTACGGTGAGTGTAAAAGGAAGAAGGGATATTGGGATTGGGTTGCTTGGAGAATAATTTTCAGGTATGTGTTAACTACCTCCAGTGGAATATGAGCTATGTATTAATTACTGTAGTGGAATATGGAGTGGCCTCTTCCTAGTCTGATCCTTTCCCTTTCATGAAGCTtgtcccaacccccacccccaggagactGTAGAGCTGTTGCAGGCAAAGGTGAGCGCCCTGGACCTTGCAGTATTGGA of the Rhinolophus sinicus isolate RSC01 linkage group LG02, ASM3656204v1, whole genome shotgun sequence genome contains:
- the DCTN2 gene encoding dynactin subunit 2, with translation MADPKYADLPGIARNEPDVYETSDLPEDDQAEFDAEELSSTSVEHIIVNPNAAYDKFKDKRVGTKGLDFSDRIGKTKRTGYESGEYEMLGEGLGVKETPQQKYQRLLHEVQELTTEVEKIKTTVKESATEEKLTPVVLAKQLAALKQQLVSSHLEKLLGPDAAINLTDPDGALAKRLLLQLEATKNSKGAGAGGKTTSGTVPDSSLVTYELHSRPEQDKFSQAAKVAELEKRLTELEATVRCDQDAQNPLSAGLQGACLTETVELLQAKVSALDLAVLDQVEARLQSVLGKVNEIAKHKASVEDADTQSKVHQLYETVQRWSPVASTLPELVQRLVTIKQLHEQAMQFGQLLTHLDTTQQMIASSLKDNATLLTQVQTTMRENLSTVEGNFANIDERMKKLGK